In Edaphobacter dinghuensis, a genomic segment contains:
- a CDS encoding HlyD family secretion protein, which translates to MSDQVDQNHDGQTAEINGTGHLKSHNDAGRGGRSGDEESAQPEKSSRRKFIVIAVLIFLVVGAALFYWHSTFTEDTDDAQIDGNLYQVSSRVTGQVIKVYVDDNQKVQQGQLLAEIDPKDYQVALEQAEANLASAQAAAIQANVNVPITSTSVSTNLSTTSSDVQAAQASVAQAQKSEQAAEARVDQAKANALKAKLDVERYTPLVQKDVISKQQYDAAVAQADGTSAAVIEAQSQVIGQQEAVREAQQKLAQARFSANESVKNGPQQVRVQEAKANAALAEVQQAQAKVDQAKLNLSYTHITAPTTGIVNKKNVQVGANLSIGQDLLTIIPLTDLWVTANFKETQIQHMHPGQDVTIEVDALGGRKFHGKVTQIGGATGSRLSLFPPENATGNYVKVVQRIPVRIDFNDLQKENGDYALRPGFSVTPYVSVK; encoded by the coding sequence TTGTCAGACCAAGTGGATCAAAATCACGACGGACAAACCGCGGAGATCAATGGAACAGGTCACCTTAAATCGCACAACGATGCGGGCAGGGGCGGCCGCAGTGGCGACGAGGAGTCTGCGCAGCCTGAGAAGTCGTCGCGCCGAAAATTTATCGTCATCGCGGTGCTGATCTTCCTGGTGGTGGGTGCAGCTTTGTTCTACTGGCACTCCACCTTCACCGAAGATACTGACGATGCCCAGATCGACGGCAATCTCTATCAGGTCAGCTCGCGTGTGACCGGGCAGGTTATCAAGGTCTATGTAGACGATAACCAGAAGGTCCAGCAGGGACAGTTGCTTGCAGAGATTGATCCCAAAGACTACCAGGTGGCTCTGGAGCAGGCGGAGGCAAACCTCGCCAGTGCACAGGCTGCTGCCATTCAGGCCAATGTCAACGTTCCCATTACCAGCACAAGCGTAAGCACGAACCTGAGCACGACGAGCTCTGATGTGCAGGCTGCGCAGGCGTCAGTGGCGCAGGCACAAAAGTCGGAGCAGGCGGCGGAGGCCCGCGTCGACCAGGCAAAGGCCAATGCCTTGAAGGCCAAGCTGGACGTCGAACGTTATACGCCATTGGTCCAGAAGGATGTCATTTCTAAGCAGCAATATGACGCTGCCGTGGCACAGGCTGACGGTACCTCCGCTGCTGTCATTGAAGCCCAGTCGCAGGTGATCGGACAGCAGGAGGCGGTGCGCGAAGCACAGCAGAAGCTGGCGCAGGCACGTTTTTCGGCGAACGAGTCAGTAAAGAATGGTCCGCAGCAGGTGAGGGTGCAGGAGGCGAAGGCCAACGCGGCTCTTGCCGAGGTGCAGCAGGCGCAGGCGAAGGTAGACCAAGCCAAGCTTAACCTGAGCTATACCCACATTACGGCTCCCACGACAGGAATCGTCAATAAGAAGAACGTACAGGTGGGTGCCAACCTTTCGATCGGACAGGACCTGCTGACGATCATTCCCCTGACGGATCTGTGGGTTACAGCGAACTTCAAAGAGACCCAGATTCAACACATGCACCCTGGGCAGGACGTTACGATTGAGGTGGATGCACTGGGCGGACGCAAGTTCCACGGCAAGGTCACTCAGATTGGCGGAGCCACCGGATCGCGCCTGTCTCTGTTCCCGCCAGAGAACGCCACGGGTAACTATGTGAAGGTGGTGCAACGCATTCCAGTTCGCATCGACTTCAATGACCTGCAGAAGGAAAATGGGGATTACGCGCTTCGGCCAGGATTCTCCGTCACTCCTTACGTCTCAGTTAAATAG
- a CDS encoding TolC family protein, which produces MSQSMRVRYSRNLVAALAIGLLGLPAWAQQDTSQTTASGPSTGQTSSPIAAAQQQLYTASGENGAQPTQDSFRGSVVEGKSTGTMMDLSLDEAIQRGLRNNLGIILQSSTQKNAGGQRLEELQALLPTVTASGSVEVQQINLAAEGLKFPGLNPIIGPFQVVDFRAFLTQNLVNVSALQNYIAAKHNFEGAKLTADDARNLVVLTVGNAYLLCVADAARIEAVNAEMATSKVSLDQATDAHDAGTSPKLDVLRAKVDYQNEEQRLISAKNDLAKDKLALARTIGLPLDQEFRLTDQVPFAALDHVNPDTAFAQALASRKDLAASAEQVKAARAEKTSAWASQLPVASFSGDFGDLGTTPGHSHGTYSATGKISAPVLQIAKTRGQEQVADAQYEQAKARLADQAQQVNADVRDSLLDIQAAEKLVEATHSNVELANEALSDAQQRFHAGVSDNLAVSQAQSQTELANDQYISALYQHNVAKLSLARALGIAQTNYKDYLGGK; this is translated from the coding sequence TACGGCCAGTGGACCGAGCACAGGGCAGACCAGCTCGCCGATCGCAGCGGCGCAGCAGCAACTTTATACAGCGTCGGGTGAAAATGGAGCGCAGCCTACGCAGGATTCATTTCGGGGCAGCGTCGTGGAAGGGAAGTCGACGGGAACGATGATGGACCTGTCGCTCGACGAGGCGATTCAACGCGGTCTTCGCAACAACCTGGGGATCATTCTGCAGTCGTCGACACAGAAGAATGCAGGAGGCCAGCGGCTCGAAGAGTTGCAGGCGTTGCTGCCTACGGTCACCGCCTCTGGCAGCGTCGAGGTACAGCAGATCAACCTCGCAGCCGAAGGCCTGAAATTTCCCGGACTGAACCCGATCATCGGGCCATTCCAGGTCGTGGACTTCAGGGCGTTCCTGACGCAGAACCTGGTAAACGTTTCGGCGCTCCAGAATTACATTGCTGCGAAGCATAACTTTGAAGGGGCAAAGCTGACTGCCGATGACGCTCGTAATCTGGTGGTGTTGACGGTAGGCAACGCCTATCTGCTGTGCGTCGCAGATGCTGCACGCATTGAGGCGGTCAATGCGGAGATGGCGACCTCTAAGGTTTCACTCGATCAGGCGACCGACGCGCACGATGCCGGGACCAGCCCCAAGCTCGATGTGCTACGGGCGAAGGTGGACTATCAGAACGAAGAGCAGCGGTTGATCTCGGCGAAGAACGACTTGGCAAAGGATAAGCTGGCACTGGCACGGACGATCGGCCTGCCGCTTGACCAGGAGTTTCGGTTGACGGATCAGGTTCCGTTCGCCGCGCTTGATCATGTGAATCCCGATACAGCTTTCGCGCAGGCATTGGCCTCTCGTAAAGATCTTGCGGCTTCGGCGGAGCAGGTGAAGGCGGCGCGTGCGGAGAAGACTTCGGCGTGGGCGAGCCAGCTTCCCGTGGCCAGCTTCTCGGGCGATTTCGGCGACCTGGGAACGACGCCGGGGCACTCTCATGGAACCTACTCGGCTACCGGCAAGATCAGCGCGCCGGTTCTGCAGATCGCCAAGACTCGTGGCCAGGAGCAGGTTGCCGACGCTCAATATGAGCAGGCGAAGGCCAGGTTGGCTGATCAGGCGCAGCAAGTGAATGCGGATGTTCGTGACAGCTTGCTGGACATTCAGGCGGCCGAAAAGCTTGTCGAGGCGACGCACTCGAACGTCGAGCTTGCCAACGAGGCCCTGAGCGATGCTCAGCAGCGGTTTCATGCCGGTGTTTCGGATAACCTCGCTGTCTCTCAAGCGCAGTCGCAGACGGAATTAGCCAACGATCAATACATTAGCGCGCTTTATCAGCATAACGTTGCCAAGCTCTCGCTGGCGCGGGCACTGGGCATAGCGCAGACGAATTACAAAGATTATCTCGGAGGGAAGTAG